In Alnus glutinosa chromosome 7, dhAlnGlut1.1, whole genome shotgun sequence, the sequence CAACTTTTGACTATATGTTTTATAAGGGAAAACCTTAATgctacagaaaagaaaaacctccaatcaaaataaaacaaaaatttaagaaacagaaagaaaggCATAGCAATACCTATTCTCTTCGGAATGGGGCTGTATGGAAAGAAACTTCCCCGGCACAGTCAGCGCCGCCCACATACAGAAGACTAACCCTAGAAGCAACTCAACCACCACCTGCACTCCCAATAAACCCCCAGATTCATATAAACACCACAAAACCATAATTCAAGGATCAAAGAAGAGCCAATAAATAATACACACATTCAATGGAGGTCCTGAAAACTCGTCCTCCGTAATCTTCGACAGACCCCTATCTGCAACCACAATCAAATCCATCAGAACAAAACCAAagcataaaaaattcaacacccagaAAAAACTAACTTCAAATTTCATAAATTTCATATGGATTCATGTTTTTGGGTATGCCGATGTATATATACAAAGTGCTTACATTGGATGGTTGAATAAGCGGCATGGGCGAGAATTAGGGCTCCAAAGACGCCTACCACGAAGCCCGAACCCATTTCAACTGAGACCCTTCTGGTATTTTCTCAGATCTCCGGCCGGCGATAGCTCCAGGCActgctttttctctctctctctctctcactggcTAGTCTGGCTTTGTTCTCGTGCGAAGTGCGGAACATATCTAACGACGTCGTTCCGCTTTTATGTATGTCAAACTCAAACACAAAGACGCTTTTGACCTTTTTCTCGAAACTCACCGTTTCGTCAGCTGGTCGATTCTAGAAACGCTCCGTTTTTTGTGACCCCtgcattaaaaagaagaagaagaagaagaagataaacaaatgaaatgaaatactACAACATTGGCGCTCCTCGCATTTTCTCCTTCTGGTACTCGAAGGTGGCctttctatatataatatactcatttttgttttttcttttcaatttctcTCTTATGCGTCCACGGTCCACGAGAAAGTGTTTGTGCTGGACACCCACTTGCGTTTTCATTCACATTCTTGCtgctttttttgtgtgtgtgtgtgtgtgtgtgtggggtttcttattttattcaatGCAATTTACAGCTCCAATTTGGCAAAGGGAGTCAAGAGGGTGATGGGTCAGCTTCTGAATCTAGTCCAAGCAACTTTCTTTCTAAACAAATTTAGTTTCTACGATGGACCCAAGTTGCTTCGGCAAAAATCGTGTTCATACGTAGGAAACTATGCTCAACTTCAGATGTACCATGGTCTTCAATTGCCTTTGCAAGGTCATAGAACTTGTATAAATGGTTTAGCTTGTAATTTCTTTTCCCATGTTACTCTAGTGAAATGTGGAATTACTTTTGACAGGGGTGGTTGTAGGTCGTGTTGACAGCTTATTTAAATGTAAGGTATTGATTATACTGCCCAGCTTTCTTCTTTAGCTTATTCAGAGTTACTCCTTCCTGATAGTGATTTTGTATTAGAATTCTTGTTTGTAGTAAGATAGTATTTTTGTAAGTATGATCAAAGTTTCATTTCTTTGTCTGTATACTTTACCTGATGTTCATTCTATCTTTAGAATAATTACTTCCATGCTCTGCATCGTCAACAATTGATATTCGTGAAgcaaagttgaaaaaaaaaatcctttgaAAATGGAGCTATGGAGATAACTGAAAAGAAGCCACTTTGTCCAGCATAGTTTTTTTGGCagcttctctctttttcttttatacgGAATGAATACTATTAAAGAAGGGGTTACTTAAGAACGtggaaagtatacaaaagaaagcGCTGACGAAGTACTGGTTACCAATTGATATTGTAATTAATTCCCTGTTTATACACATATTTATAGATTcgaaataaaagggaaaaaaaagaagaaatgtgCCCTTTTGGTATCAATCTCCAGGGAaacatttctttcttgtttaattCAAGTGAAATATCAAGGCCCTTGGAGACATATCTCCAAAGTCCCTAAATGCTGTGTTGAACAACCAGATATTGTGCCTGTATCGGCTTGCACAGTGTTGTcttattaaatcattcaaaGTCTGTGAAAGCTCTTTTTATAAGCTGGCTGTGGTATTAATGTGAAAACCGCTTTTTCCCTTAGGGCTATTTTTGTAATGGAGGAGAATTGGATGCCTTACCGCACATACAAACTCTTAGAAAATTTTCCAAGGAGGAGCTAGCCGCAAAAGTTGTTATGGTCAGATTTGATTCTACCATATTGCTTCGGGAAGAACTGGACCAGCAGACTCGATCAGTCTCCAATGCGCTTTTCACCATTAAGTATTTATATGAAGCTGGGGCCAAAGTAATTCTAGCGAGTGACTGGAGTAAAAAAAGTAACCCAAAACTTGTTCTTGCAGAGTCAGTTGCAGGTACTATCTGAAGCAATTCCTGCTCCTGATGTAGAACACCTTTGATTTAGTTTTGCATTTAGGATTCTGCTATCCTGCTATCCTGGTTCATTTATACTGGATATTAAGTGCTTAACTCAAAACTGAAAGTTCTACattgtttattaatttatgGAGTTGCTTTATAATTAATGCTTGAAGGTCTCTATATTTCAGATTTCTTGTCATCAATCCTTCATTGCAAAGTTGTTCCAGTACACTGCATTTCTTGTGACACGCCATCAAAGATGGAAGACCTTGAGAATGCGGACATCTTTATTCTTGATaatctttccaagttcaaagaGGAAGTTGCCAATTGTTCAAAGTTTGCTCAAACGTTATCATCAGgagttgatatttttgttaatgaCTGCTTTTCCCATTCTCATAAAATCCTTGCATCCACTGTTGGTGTTGCTCGCTTCTGTCATTCCTGTGTAGCTGGTTTTCACTTTGAGGAGAGCCTATGTCAACTAAAGAAGGTTGCTGAAACCAGCAGAAATCCTTATGTTGCAGTTGTAAGTCTCTGCTGCTGTTTAGAAGTTATAATCTACTTTCTTAATAGTGCAAAGCTTCTGTGGAGTTCTAGAAGTCTTGGGACCTTTTCTCTATTAATTTCTGTACCAAATTTTTTACATATGGAATGCCAGATTGGAGGGGATAATCTCTTTGACAAAGCAGATGCCTTGCATTTCTTGGCTTCTAAATGTGATGGTTTGGTCTTTGTCGGAAAGATGTCGTTTCAAATAATGCATGCATTGGGAATATCTGTTCCTTTGGAATTCGTGGAATATGGGGCACTCAAAGAAGCTTTAGATATAGTCCAGCTTGTGCAAAATAGAGATGTACAAATTCTCTGTCCAAAAGATTTTTGGTGCAAGAATGATCGTGTTCCAGGGCAGTTGGAATTGTTTCATGCTCATGGCATTTTGGATGGTAAGATTGCTTGTAATTGACCCTGGAATGTGAAACTTTGCATCTACTTTTTAATGATTGGACTATTCAAGAAATTGGTGATCCTCATGAAAGGTCAAGTGCGGTCAAGCATAGATATCTCTTTTGCCTATGACTAAATTTTGTCTTCAATGTGATGGTCGGGAATCTTTGATATTGTTAGCTTGTCATGCGTTAATTTTATGATTCTTATAGTAAAATGATCTGGTCTTAACACCTctgttccccccccccccccccccccccc encodes:
- the LOC133872931 gene encoding membrane magnesium transporter-like, whose product is MGSGFVVGVFGALILAHAAYSTIQYRGLSKITEDEFSGPPLNVVVELLLGLVFCMWAALTVPGKFLSIQPHSEENRIVSLPANLDFMIFNHRGKVFPLEMDLKLKH
- the LOC133872929 gene encoding uncharacterized protein LOC133872929 isoform X1 produces the protein MGQLLNLVQATFFLNKFSFYDGPKLLRQKSCSYVGNYAQLQMYHGLQLPLQGVVVGRVDSLFKCKGYFCNGGELDALPHIQTLRKFSKEELAAKVVMVRFDSTILLREELDQQTRSVSNALFTIKYLYEAGAKVILASDWSKKSNPKLVLAESVADFLSSILHCKVVPVHCISCDTPSKMEDLENADIFILDNLSKFKEEVANCSKFAQTLSSGVDIFVNDCFSHSHKILASTVGVARFCHSCVAGFHFEESLCQLKKVAETSRNPYVAVIGGDNLFDKADALHFLASKCDGLVFVGKMSFQIMHALGISVPLEFVEYGALKEALDIVQLVQNRDVQILCPKDFWCKNDRVPGQLELFHAHGILDGWLPVDLGPISLDEINSLLTKCKKIIWIGPVKFCNTNQHTNGASKLAQMLDLLSQSNCDLTVVGNTACKLIMQESSSVSDFNMLENGSVAWEFLKGRKLPGVMALDKEYPFEINWNATYSDPMQPLVVDIGSGNGLFILGMARKRKDLNFLGLEINEKLVSRSLDSVRRFGIKNGYFIATNATTTFRSIVSSYPGELVLVSIQCPNPDFNKPEYRWRMLQKTLVEAVVDILTSDGKVFLQSDIEAVAVRMREQFLKYGKGKLSVVHDQGDAKCSGGWLEENPFGVRSDWEQHVVDRGAPMYRSMLSKSTGVE
- the LOC133872929 gene encoding uncharacterized protein LOC133872929 isoform X2 is translated as MGQLLNLVQATFFLNKFSFYDGPKLLRQKSCSYVGNYAQLQMYHGLQLPLQGVVVGRVDSLFKCKGYFCNGGELDALPHIQTLRKFSKEELAAKVVMVRFDSTILLREELDQQTRSVSNALFTIKYLYEAGAKVILASDWSKKSNPKLVLAESVADFLSSILHCKVVPVHCISCDTPSKMEDLENADIFILDNLSKFKEEVANCSKFAQTLSSGVDIFVNDCFSHSHKILASTVGVARFCHSCVAGFHFEESLCQLKKVAETSRNPYVAVIGGDNLFDKADALHFLASKCDGLVFVGKMSFQIMHALGISVPLEFVEYGALKEALDIVQLVQNRDVQILCPKDFWCKNDRVPGQLELFHAHGILDGWLPVDLGPISLDEINSLLTKCKKIIWIGPVKFCNTNQHTNGASKLAQMLDLLSQSNCDLTVVGNTACKLIMQESSSVSDFNMLENGSVAWEFLKGRKLPGVMALDKEYPFEINWNATYSDPMQPLVVDIGSGNGLFILGMARKRKDLNFLGLEINEKLVSRSLDSVRRFGIKNGVQILISINQNIDGECCKRH